In the Leptospira fletcheri genome, AGGCAAAGGGTTCCTCAGCCATTGCCAGAATTCATTTTCATTAATTCCTTTCAGCGGATGAAACATTGCATTTAGGGCTTGAGACGGATTCATCCAGGGGCTATATCGGTCCCCTAATACCATTTCGCTTCCTGTATTCAGCACTTTCAATAAGTCCCAAGCTTCTATCGGATGCAACTGGACAGGGGTTGCGGTTGCGAGGAGCAAAGTTTTGGTTTTGGGAGCCAACTCTATCAAGAAACGATAAAGGCGATTAGGGTCTTCTACATCAGAAACATCTAAATTATCTGCCGCAGGTATATTTTTTCGTCGCGCACGGTGGGCTTCATCCAGAATCACACACTCATATTTTTGATGGAGTAAATGTTTTACAGATTCACTATTTCGATTAATTAAACCTTGAGAAATGATTCCAATTTTCCTCGGACATTTCAAGATTCCGGATGGACCAAACTTAGGATGCTCAACATTTCGTTCATCCACCCAGGCATTTCCATTCCAAATGGCCGATGGAACCTCGAGCAAATCCAGGAATTCCATTTGCCATTGTAATAATAAAGTCTTCGGTGCGATAATTAAAATAGGAAGTTCACCATATAATGCGATTAACTGAGCAGCCATCGCAAGTTGTAGGGTTTTTCCTAAACCAACCTGATCGGCCAGAACGTATCTAGCTCCTCCGTATTTATTATGATCTTCAAATACTTTATTTACAAAATACTTTTGGTGAGACCAGAGACCATTCTGTTTTCGATAGACAGGACTTTCTATGATAGGACTGGCTGGATCAAGATCCTTCTTCCATTCCTCCTTTGAAATAATCTGTCTTTTTGAATTCCTAAGAATATCCTCGATAATATCACGTGTCAGATAAAACGATTTGGGGTCATTCCATAAAGAGTCAAATTCCTCTTGGATCCAGAGAATGCCTTCTTCCGATTCATCCTCCCAAAGCAACTCGTAGTTTAGCTTCCAGCCATGAATAGACTCATTTGCACTTCCGAGGAAAGAAGTTTTGGATCCATCACGATATGTAATCACACCAGCCTTCCCGTGAATTAGGCCGAACCTCTCCTCTGGCAAAATCTTTACTTCCAGCTTTTTTGTTTCAAGGAAATGATAGAGTCGCTCTAATCGATTTGGCGGAATCGACTGATTTTCAATTTCTTCTCCACACCATTCCAACCAAAGTTGATCTTTGAACGATTTGTCCAAAAGAGATCCATCTGCATCCACGATATTTTGGAGAGACACATGCGAATTACAGATCATTCTCGATTTCTGGATCGATTCTAGAGACTCTCCGGCAACTTCCAATATTGAAGGACTAAAATAACCTGCAATCCTATCGTACGTTACGGCATGACGGAGTTTTTCATTTAGAAAACTTTCCCCTAAATTTTGTTTTTCTCCCCGTAGCCTGCGAGACGAAAACCTTTTGATACTCATCCTTGGTTCGTCTCCAAAAGCCCGGCAATTGTACCGGCTATTTCTCCCTCTTTTTGCCAATGACTTAGGGTATGCCCAAATCGTTCTAAATAACGAAGTATTCGAATTAGCCTATGTCTTTGCTTTTGGAAATCCTCCACTTCGGTCTGTAAATAAACACGCCCTTGTGCTCCAGAATCAGCTTCCAGAGCAGAATAGATACTATAAACAGCTTGCCTAGTCAGACTAATACCAAACCCTCCTCCTCCTCCTAAAATCTTATCTCCGAATTCCTTAGGCGTTTTTGGACGGGCCTCATTTGCCCTCAAGCTTTGCATGACGGTTTCATAATCTCTTACTCCCAATCCTCGAGCAAGTTCCTGGTAACTTCCTGCCTTACTTTCTCCCTTGGATTCCAAATCCAAAGCTTTTAAGTAATATCTTTCCATACCTGAAAAATCCGTCCAAATCGATTTGTCTAAGCCATCTGGAATTAAATAGCTTGAAGCTACATTCCTTGCGTTTTCAATCACGGTTTCTAAAGGGCTTTTGTCAGTTTTGCTACGGGTTCTAGCAAGCTCGCGATCCACTTCGATATCGCCTAATACTCGATACGAGGTTAAGATACGAAGTGCAGCAGCGTATGCAGCGAGTTGGTAATCCGTGTCGCTGAAATTCGGCTCTTCCTTGTCTTCGATCTTATGCATAGAGTCGACTTGTCTTTTGACCTCATCTTCAATTTGGGGAATGAGTTCGTCCAAAAATGCGGTATCATTCGATAGGTTCTTTCTTAAAATCAATAGTACTGTACCTTGTACGTAATTTCCTACCTTTAGAGCTGAAGTAGTCTCCGTTGCAATGGTCCAGGCCGCGGTCACACGAAGACCACTTGCCCAAAGAATTAAGGCGAGGTCCGCCCAAACTCCCGCGTCCTGGTGAGTAAACATAACTACTTGCAATCCGTTATCCGGCATATGTTTAGCAAGATTTGAGTATGCCTCCACCATTGATCGTCGAAAATCCTCGTTTTGGCCCTTAATGGCCAAAGAACGCTTGGAATCGGTGTACCAATCTGGAAATAGTTTTGGAATATGCTTTTCATACCAAGCGAGGAAGAATTCCGACAACTCATGATAATTCACTGCATCTGCATAAGGCGGATCGGTGATCCAAATGTCAGAATTAAATATTTTTTTTTCTTTAGAGTCGGTAGTTAAAACGTTACTATTTCGAGAGACATAGGAATTTATTTCAAATTTCCAAGTCGTGGTTAACGATTTTACTGTTCTAGTAACATAATTGTAAAATGTATTTAGTGCTTGATTAACAAATGTTGGACTTCCCTTTTCATTAGCAAAACTAGGGTCCCACTTTGATAATTTTGAGTTCCAGTCAGCCATTTTGTTTATTCCTAGTAACTGAGAGGTTCTTATTAGATCCCCCTTAACTATCGAATTTAATGATGCTTTAAAGAAAAGACCCTGAGCCAATAGCTGTCTCGGATTAAACAAATGGTGCCAATGAGTCCAACCTCTTGTTCGAATCGGCTCATCGGTTTTCGGTCCCGATTCGATTTTTCGAGAAGGTATATATCCTCTATCCTGCCACTCGGCAAATTTTTCCTGAAGGAGTTGGATGACCTTTTCTTCTCTTTTTAGATCGGAGGAACTAGGGGCGGTATAATAGCGGTAGCTTTCCGTCTCTTCTTCGATTGGGAGGTACGCCTCTTCCGTTTCGAAGAGGTTTTGCTGTGGAGATGGATTCAGATCTTCTTTTCTTTTTTTGCCGGGAACCACATACCGGATACAATATAATCTCTCTTGAAATACGTCGTCAGCCCTGGGTATAAAATCTCCTTTCTCCCAAGGACGAAGCCCACCTTTATTCTCCCTTCGGATCAAGCTCATAGGAATTTTATTTGGATTTTCAGAATGGACTACATATCCATTCGCAACTGTTCCTTTTTTCGCAGCTTGTATCTCTGCATTCGTGGCCCCCATTTTGATTTCGATTTCGTATCTTTTCGCTTTTTTGTCTGGTTTTAGAATTGCGACCGTTTTCGTCTTTTCTCCGATCACCCAACTTGGAGCTAACGGGACCTTCCAACCTGTTTCCGGATCAATTACCTCCACACAATAAAGGTACGCATCTGCTCTATGCCCTTCTTTGTTATGTTCGATTTTCCATTCCGTAACTTGACGATCGACCGCCTCATAAATTTCTTCTTGCGCCGTCCTGACTTCTTTCGCAACTTCAGGGCCTCCTCCAACAATATGGATTGCCGCCCAAGTCAACAAAGTAGCGACCGGATTCAAATCACTAGCATATACGTCGCATCCAATTCTCGCAGCTTCAAAAGGGATCGACCCACCACCACAGAAAGCATCCCCGACTTTCGGTCTATGCCCGAACCTCCTGGCTCCCAGTTCCTCAACAAGCTCTTGTAGATTTTTGGCTTTCGTCCCGAGATATTGATTAATCTCTGTCCAGGTAGTTTTGTCCGGACCGGGTATATTTTCCGGCCTAAGAGTATAATTTAACTTTTCATCATAGTATAATGACTGAAAGGCGAGTTTTTCCAAGGCGGCTTTGACTTGCGGGTCAGTCTTTTTTACCCAGCTAAATTTTCTATTTTTCTCAGTTATATAAATAGAAAGTGATGCTCTCAAATCGTGCATTAGCTGAGGTAGAACTTCATAGTATTGTAAAAATTTCTTTACACGAACTTCATGAGCCTCTTCGGTGAGGATTCTCCAAATATCCTCGACTCGGATATTCTTCTTGGCTCCTTGCTTTCTTTGCCAAAGCCCTTCTTCGTCCATGGTCAGAATTTTCAGGAAAATCTCTCTGTCCTTTTCCGGCTGGTTCGAAGCAGGCAAAAGTAATCCAAGAATGGTAGCTCTTACAAGTATTAATGGCTTTCTTCCCCACCATTTCCCTAACCCTGTCAAGGTCTGGCTATAATTAGCCATTCTCTCCTTATATGATTCCTTTGAAATTTTAGAGACGGGAAACTGTGTTTCTATAAAGGTAAGATCACTCACTTACTCAAGACTCCCAAAAGACGATGATTTAAATAAAAATGATATTTTCCGGATATAAGATCATGTAGAATTCTTGCTTCTCTTAATTCCGTAAGATATTTTGTCGCAGTAGTATAATGCACATTCAATAACTCTCCTAACTTAACCGGAGCAATCACTGGGTGACTAAAAATTGTCTCCAGCATATTACTTCTAGCAATATTCGGAAACCTATCTTTAAATATTTCTTTTAGTTCTAAAAACAAAGACAGAATATCGAATAGCACCTTTATCGTTTCCAATGCTTGGGAGAGAAAAGCCTCCAACATGAATTGAATAGACGGTACCCAACCTACCTGGAAAGAGATTTTATTTAGAAATTTATAATATGTTTCTCGATGCCTATTAATACACCCCCTAATATATAATTTTGGTAAATTCAGGATCCCTAGCTGGATCAATTGTAATACGATGAGAATTCGACCTGTCCTACCATTCCCATCGGGAAAAGGGTGAATGGCTTCAAATTGATAATGAACCAAGCCTGCACAAACTAATGGATCCAATCGTATAGATTCATCATGAATGAATTTTTCCAAATTACTAATTAAATCAGGAATTTCTCGAGCTTCAGGAGGAGTATAGATGATCTCCCCAGTAACTTGATTGATAATTCGATTTTGCGTTTTCCGGATTCCTATATTCTTACTGACCATCAATCTTTGCTGGATACCTTGTATAATTCTCCAAGAAAGCGGAGTCGTCCGCATAGCTTCGTACCCCAAAGAATCGCATGCCGATAACGAATAACTTCTTTATCTTCCAATCTTTGCTCTGCTTCTGGAAACAGAGTCTGCTGCAATACATCTTCTAGTGTGGTATGGATACTTTCAATCTCCGAGCTTGCTAGAGATTCCTTGATGATCACTGGAGATAAAAGGAGAAGACGATTTGGTAGCAATTCTGCGTAACCCTTCAATTCACCTAAAGCCGCACGGAATTCCGGCAATACTGAATAGATTTCTGGAACGGAAAATTCTATTTCAGGAGGAAGAGATGATAGGCTGATAGGCGAAAAAGGCTTATGCACGAGAGACTCATATATTAGATTTTTTGGCTTTTACTAGTATATACTCTCAAATATATGGGTCAATCTGATATATAAAACTACTCATTTATTTAGTCATCTTCGTAATTTATTGGATTTTCTGTAAGGGCAAACCGGACTGCCTTTCTCCAACCTCGATTTCGGTGCTTCACAGCTTGCCCGGTGGCAGCGGAGGTCATTGTATATAACCACCAACGCTCCTCAGGTTTCAAGCCTTGCCAATTCTTAATGGCAACGGGAATTAGACCAGGATCTGCACTCTCAATCGCCCAACAAAGAAGAATCAGTTCTTTTCCAAATAGTCTAGGTAGAATATTGTAACCTTCTGAGAATTTAGATGTCTTGAGGCCTGCTCGCTTGAGACGTTGATTGAATTCGAATTCAAAAACTTCCTGGATTTCTGACCAAATTTCTCGCCTCAGTACCACTCTCATTTCCGGGTCTTCCGACTTCTTCAAGTATTCAATCTTAATCTTTTCAGGGTGATCGAAAATTTCAAAATGCTCACTAATGTAAATATAAGGAGAAATATCGTATCCTAAATTTACCAAGAAGTGATGAGAGGACTCCTCCGGAACGACTCCGAAAGAAATTGATTCGTTTTTATCAGTTTCATTATTCTGATTTTTCGTTTTTCTTTTGCGAGAAATCACTGTTTGATTTCATCAGCACTATAGTCCAAATGCAAATCTTTTACAAAAAATTCAAAACTCTCTCCGGAATTGAAATTCAGATTCCCAACAGATAGAACTACTTGAGAATTTTCAAGATGGATTAATCGTATGTAATCTTCGACAATTCCCTCCAATGCCTCTGCCTTTAGAGTGATTTCTTCACCTAAGCTAAGATCAGCAAAACGTTCTTGACTTTTTCTTTCATGAACGTATAATCGAATTTTTGACGCGGTAGCCTCCGCTTTCTTCAGATCTGATAAAAAAGTAAATACTTGCTCCGTACTATTTAAAGAATGTCCTTTAGTCCAAGTCAAGGGATCTTTCGGTCGAATATATGCCCTTGCGTCTTCTCCTGGCTCCACATCGAAAGAAAGTAATTTATCGGATTCGACACCATCTTTCTCTGCCCAGGCCAAAATTCTAGATTTTTTAGTTACAGGGAAAGGCTCGACATATTCCCCACCTAACTCTCTAGGATCAGAGCCATCAGTTGTATATCTAATTGGTAAATTCGGAATAGATTTCAGCTCTACAATCGTCGTTCCATTCTGATTTCGGAGATCGTATTTTAGCTTTATCTTATTCCTCCATATAACTACTGAGCCCGCCGGACTCTTACCGGAAGAATCTATACATAAAAAGCGAACGGACAGCTCGGCAGTTCTAAATTCGTTAATATTTGCGATCTGATGTGACGCAGTCGTCGGATCTCCATGATAATCATAATAGATTTTATCTCCATTCAAAGGCTGTAAACGCAAAGTCACCTCTCCTGTGAAATCATCTCTTTGGATCTCGCTCCATGTAACGGAGGTTTCAGGAGGTGGAAACGGTCCTTTATTTATAAATTTGCCATTTTCTCGCCATATCCCTTGACGAAGCATTTTATCCTTTAACACATCTAATGCATTTGCATAATGCCATTGCCATTCGGAGAGCATAGCGGCACGCTTCTTTATTTCTGACCATTCAATCTCTTGGGATCCCCCAAACAATCTTGCCTCGCACTTATTCTTAAAGGTTATAGATTCGGTACCGGGTTGTTCGATGAATTTTTGTTTTTCTATCAAAGTCTTGCGAATTTGCTCCTCTGCTTTAAATAAATTCGCCTCAAAAATCATAGAGATATCAGTCTCATATAATCTATCTTTCGTCGGATAAGCCAATCGCGTGAACGTTTCGCGAGTAGCACTATAGAAATTATTTCGATAAGTATCTAAGAGTTTTTTTGCTTCTACAAACTGCAAATCGGACTCAGGGATTTTTTCAGATTGCAATTCTTTAATCACTTGTGTGGCAGCTTTTATATTACGAGCAGAACGATTTAAAGCTTCCATCCCCGATCTTTCCCCGGTAAGAAACAAAACACGATTTTTAAAGGTCTGGTTTTCGTAAAAATTAGTTTGTTCTTCATTACTTGGAACAACTTCATTCGGACGATTAATGATCAGAGTTACCGTATCATGAGAAATATGCAAATTTAAATACCCATCAAAAATGCTCACTTTTTGATAAATATCTTTCTTTTCCGGTTCAAATATTTCCTTCAATTGATTTTGAATTTCCCTACCGGTTGTTCCTGCATCATATGATTGGGTAAGAGTATTGATTTTTGCGACTATATTTTGAGTTTCTCGAAAAACATACTTCCCTTCACGATCATTATGTAAATACCAGCAATTACTCCGAATGGATGGTAATATATTCTGGTTCAAATCAGAAATCAAACGACCAGGTGCAACTAGAGCCATAACTAGTTCAGATTCGGATAATCCCTTAATTCCATTCGGGACCATAGCTAAAGAAGAAAAATATATCACTTTGACGGCTGACTGATGGATCTCATTCGAATCCTTTCTATCTTTGTCTAAAGTCTCAGCAATTGCATTTCCTCCAGAAGCAATATCGTGACTTATGGCATTTACTAAAGTCGGATTAATCTCGCTGATCACATTATACGTCGCCTGATCATTGAAATCAAAGTGTTGAGGACCAAGTAAGTAAATATTCTCGCCGGTATAATGTTCCGAGAAAACGAAGGCAACCTGAGCACGGATTAAACGAATCAATCCTCGAGTTTGCTGAAATCCAGGATTATCCCTGAATCTAGCATAAATATCTTTTACAGAAGGATGGAATGGATAGGTTTCCTTTATGTGCTTTTCAAATTCAACTGGAGAAGTAATCGTTAACTCCATGGCTTTCGCTTTTTGTACTTCCTTACCGAATACCTGCGTAATTTCTTGTATCTCATCTTGATTTGGAACTTGGTCGAATAATTTTTTTCTTAAAATGGAGTAAATCTCATCCGAATTTAATTTTACAGGAGAGAGGGGAATAGACGTTCTATTAGTCTCATTCTCAAGATTCCTCAACGCATCAGAAATTCTGCCGCTCCCTCCTTGATAGGTAGCAGTCAAATCAGAGATAATAATCAGTACATTTGAAAGTTCTTTCTTTGTAACAGCAATGAATAGGTTCGAA is a window encoding:
- a CDS encoding phospholipase D-like domain-containing anti-phage protein gives rise to the protein MSIKRFSSRRLRGEKQNLGESFLNEKLRHAVTYDRIAGYFSPSILEVAGESLESIQKSRMICNSHVSLQNIVDADGSLLDKSFKDQLWLEWCGEEIENQSIPPNRLERLYHFLETKKLEVKILPEERFGLIHGKAGVITYRDGSKTSFLGSANESIHGWKLNYELLWEDESEEGILWIQEEFDSLWNDPKSFYLTRDIIEDILRNSKRQIISKEEWKKDLDPASPIIESPVYRKQNGLWSHQKYFVNKVFEDHNKYGGARYVLADQVGLGKTLQLAMAAQLIALYGELPILIIAPKTLLLQWQMEFLDLLEVPSAIWNGNAWVDERNVEHPKFGPSGILKCPRKIGIISQGLINRNSESVKHLLHQKYECVILDEAHRARRKNIPAADNLDVSDVEDPNRLYRFLIELAPKTKTLLLATATPVQLHPIEAWDLLKVLNTGSEMVLGDRYSPWMNPSQALNAMFHPLKGINENEFWQWLRNPLPPAEETTEIGGRDFRAIRNSLSLADTAIAARQDDLEKLPPPDKAKLRDLRKTFFLNHNPFLRRIIQRQRKYLEEQIDPETKRPILDRVNVQLFGERDEDAILLNSTQQVAYDAAIEYCKLLRNKKKGSGFLETLILRRIGSSMLAGKLTAKKLLHGGLEDDPDLFFEQEDEDLIEEPALSEEADQLNIIINSLELDNQLDPKFLKIKELLIHGIENTGPWLERGCIIFSGYYSSAKWIAEQLSGFISEQVIGLYSGSNKSAILKAGNYIPVDREKIKKMVKNQEIKILVGTDAASEGLNLQSLGTLINLDLPWNPTKLEQRKGRIQRIGQRYNTVYIYNMRYKGSVEDTVHSALSERLEKIGDLFGQIPDTLEDVWVDVALGEIELAKSRIIQDYEKHPFELKYNNSASFHEQSWEKCFSVLNNAERLSTLSSGW
- a CDS encoding anti-phage-associated DUF1156 domain-containing protein; this encodes MSDLTFIETQFPVSKISKESYKERMANYSQTLTGLGKWWGRKPLILVRATILGLLLPASNQPEKDREIFLKILTMDEEGLWQRKQGAKKNIRVEDIWRILTEEAHEVRVKKFLQYYEVLPQLMHDLRASLSIYITEKNRKFSWVKKTDPQVKAALEKLAFQSLYYDEKLNYTLRPENIPGPDKTTWTEINQYLGTKAKNLQELVEELGARRFGHRPKVGDAFCGGGSIPFEAARIGCDVYASDLNPVATLLTWAAIHIVGGGPEVAKEVRTAQEEIYEAVDRQVTEWKIEHNKEGHRADAYLYCVEVIDPETGWKVPLAPSWVIGEKTKTVAILKPDKKAKRYEIEIKMGATNAEIQAAKKGTVANGYVVHSENPNKIPMSLIRRENKGGLRPWEKGDFIPRADDVFQERLYCIRYVVPGKKRKEDLNPSPQQNLFETEEAYLPIEEETESYRYYTAPSSSDLKREEKVIQLLQEKFAEWQDRGYIPSRKIESGPKTDEPIRTRGWTHWHHLFNPRQLLAQGLFFKASLNSIVKGDLIRTSQLLGINKMADWNSKLSKWDPSFANEKGSPTFVNQALNTFYNYVTRTVKSLTTTWKFEINSYVSRNSNVLTTDSKEKKIFNSDIWITDPPYADAVNYHELSEFFLAWYEKHIPKLFPDWYTDSKRSLAIKGQNEDFRRSMVEAYSNLAKHMPDNGLQVVMFTHQDAGVWADLALILWASGLRVTAAWTIATETTSALKVGNYVQGTVLLILRKNLSNDTAFLDELIPQIEDEVKRQVDSMHKIEDKEEPNFSDTDYQLAAYAAALRILTSYRVLGDIEVDRELARTRSKTDKSPLETVIENARNVASSYLIPDGLDKSIWTDFSGMERYYLKALDLESKGESKAGSYQELARGLGVRDYETVMQSLRANEARPKTPKEFGDKILGGGGGFGISLTRQAVYSIYSALEADSGAQGRVYLQTEVEDFQKQRHRLIRILRYLERFGHTLSHWQKEGEIAGTIAGLLETNQG
- a CDS encoding Fic family protein, translating into MVSKNIGIRKTQNRIINQVTGEIIYTPPEAREIPDLISNLEKFIHDESIRLDPLVCAGLVHYQFEAIHPFPDGNGRTGRILIVLQLIQLGILNLPKLYIRGCINRHRETYYKFLNKISFQVGWVPSIQFMLEAFLSQALETIKVLFDILSLFLELKEIFKDRFPNIARSNMLETIFSHPVIAPVKLGELLNVHYTTATKYLTELREARILHDLISGKYHFYLNHRLLGVLSK
- a CDS encoding Fic/DOC family N-terminal domain-containing protein; amino-acid sequence: MHKPFSPISLSSLPPEIEFSVPEIYSVLPEFRAALGELKGYAELLPNRLLLLSPVIIKESLASSEIESIHTTLEDVLQQTLFPEAEQRLEDKEVIRYRHAILWGTKLCGRLRFLGELYKVSSKD
- a CDS encoding DUF3780 domain-containing protein — encoded protein: MISRKRKTKNQNNETDKNESISFGVVPEESSHHFLVNLGYDISPYIYISEHFEIFDHPEKIKIEYLKKSEDPEMRVVLRREIWSEIQEVFEFEFNQRLKRAGLKTSKFSEGYNILPRLFGKELILLCWAIESADPGLIPVAIKNWQGLKPEERWWLYTMTSAATGQAVKHRNRGWRKAVRFALTENPINYEDD
- a CDS encoding DUF499 domain-containing protein, which produces MKTIQELCKIKKNIITDTNRSYALNLTDLVNGKIDPEEFFSENYITQGMETLIRIAFDRFERKSETAVVKLTQAMGGGKTHNMVVVGLLAKYPKCREVLSPKLTIKNKQPVRVLSFSGRESDIPYGIWGELARQLGKLEEFKDYYNPIFKAPGETAWIRLLQSDEPIVILLDELPPYLENAASQKVGNSDLGVVTTTALSNLFIAVTKKELSNVLIIISDLTATYQGGSGRISDALRNLENETNRTSIPLSPVKLNSDEIYSILRKKLFDQVPNQDEIQEITQVFGKEVQKAKAMELTITSPVEFEKHIKETYPFHPSVKDIYARFRDNPGFQQTRGLIRLIRAQVAFVFSEHYTGENIYLLGPQHFDFNDQATYNVISEINPTLVNAISHDIASGGNAIAETLDKDRKDSNEIHQSAVKVIYFSSLAMVPNGIKGLSESELVMALVAPGRLISDLNQNILPSIRSNCWYLHNDREGKYVFRETQNIVAKINTLTQSYDAGTTGREIQNQLKEIFEPEKKDIYQKVSIFDGYLNLHISHDTVTLIINRPNEVVPSNEEQTNFYENQTFKNRVLFLTGERSGMEALNRSARNIKAATQVIKELQSEKIPESDLQFVEAKKLLDTYRNNFYSATRETFTRLAYPTKDRLYETDISMIFEANLFKAEEQIRKTLIEKQKFIEQPGTESITFKNKCEARLFGGSQEIEWSEIKKRAAMLSEWQWHYANALDVLKDKMLRQGIWRENGKFINKGPFPPPETSVTWSEIQRDDFTGEVTLRLQPLNGDKIYYDYHGDPTTASHQIANINEFRTAELSVRFLCIDSSGKSPAGSVVIWRNKIKLKYDLRNQNGTTIVELKSIPNLPIRYTTDGSDPRELGGEYVEPFPVTKKSRILAWAEKDGVESDKLLSFDVEPGEDARAYIRPKDPLTWTKGHSLNSTEQVFTFLSDLKKAEATASKIRLYVHERKSQERFADLSLGEEITLKAEALEGIVEDYIRLIHLENSQVVLSVGNLNFNSGESFEFFVKDLHLDYSADEIKQ